A portion of the Stigmatella aurantiaca DW4/3-1 genome contains these proteins:
- the tnpC gene encoding IS66 family transposase, with protein sequence MSRPTTVQEQGAGPEPRPEPPGEASDMEAVRAYMRQLLEEGRGEEAIELLLGLLGRLREEHSSTAMRLKEALRQLYGRRSEKTPASSLQLLLSLLTQPPPGPPEADSGAQAPAAAPAAPPEQAPKKPPRRVLARGAKALPAHLERREVQVEPSAEECTCPECGQPRKSIGQEVSQRLELEPARFYVRVEKRPKLACARCKEGVVAAPAGETPLPGALPGPGLLAQLLVGKYRDGLPVHRQQAIFDKRYGVKLPPSTLGDWVAGASDLLVPLVALLKRRTLSDFLLHTDDTGVRVLDKEDARGVKRGHLWPYIGQGGNLFVEYTPDWSSQGPQAVLANFQGYLVVDGYKGYQALFGHASPRTEVGCWMHARRGFERAHLAGDARGSTVLALVQKLYAVERQATQASLSCQARLALRLEKSAPVCLELFGLLTDWAPHVPPKTPLGKAIAYALHRSVPLGRFLEDGRVPLDNGEAERLIKLIVLGRKNWLFLGSDAAGHRAAAVYSLVLSCYRLEMDPWAYFRDVLPKLGDTLFPASRIAELLPEAWAQQPAQQR encoded by the coding sequence ATGAGCAGGCCCACAACAGTCCAGGAGCAGGGGGCCGGGCCGGAGCCGAGACCGGAGCCCCCCGGCGAAGCCAGTGACATGGAGGCGGTGCGTGCGTACATGCGGCAGTTGCTGGAGGAGGGCCGAGGTGAGGAGGCCATCGAGTTGTTGCTGGGCCTTTTAGGAAGGCTGCGCGAGGAGCATTCCAGCACGGCGATGAGGCTGAAGGAGGCGTTGAGGCAACTGTACGGGCGCAGGAGTGAGAAGACCCCCGCCAGTTCCCTGCAACTGCTGCTGTCACTGCTCACCCAGCCGCCGCCTGGCCCGCCCGAGGCCGACAGCGGAGCGCAAGCGCCTGCGGCGGCCCCAGCCGCCCCGCCGGAGCAGGCGCCGAAGAAGCCGCCCCGGCGTGTCCTGGCGCGCGGCGCCAAGGCGCTGCCGGCCCACCTGGAGCGGCGCGAGGTGCAGGTGGAGCCTTCTGCCGAAGAGTGTACGTGTCCTGAATGCGGTCAGCCCAGGAAGAGCATTGGCCAGGAAGTCAGCCAGCGGTTGGAATTGGAGCCCGCGCGCTTCTATGTGCGAGTGGAGAAGCGGCCCAAGCTGGCGTGTGCTCGCTGTAAGGAGGGTGTGGTGGCCGCCCCCGCGGGCGAGACGCCGCTGCCAGGAGCGTTGCCGGGCCCCGGCCTGCTGGCGCAGCTGTTGGTAGGCAAGTACCGAGACGGCCTACCGGTGCACCGCCAGCAGGCCATTTTCGATAAACGGTATGGGGTGAAGCTGCCGCCTTCCACCCTGGGCGACTGGGTGGCCGGTGCCAGCGACTTGCTGGTGCCCCTGGTGGCGCTGCTCAAGCGCCGAACGCTCAGTGACTTCCTGCTGCATACTGATGACACCGGGGTGCGAGTGCTGGACAAGGAGGACGCGCGTGGCGTCAAGCGCGGCCACCTCTGGCCTTACATCGGCCAGGGCGGCAATCTCTTCGTCGAGTACACACCGGATTGGAGTAGCCAGGGGCCCCAGGCGGTGCTGGCCAACTTCCAGGGCTATCTCGTGGTGGACGGCTACAAAGGCTACCAGGCGCTCTTCGGCCACGCTTCGCCTCGCACCGAGGTGGGATGTTGGATGCACGCCCGGCGTGGCTTCGAGCGTGCTCACCTGGCAGGTGACGCGCGTGGCAGCACAGTGCTGGCCCTCGTGCAGAAACTGTATGCCGTGGAACGCCAAGCCACCCAAGCCAGTCTGTCCTGCCAAGCCCGGCTGGCGCTGCGCTTGGAGAAGAGCGCTCCGGTCTGTCTCGAACTCTTCGGTTTGCTGACGGATTGGGCTCCTCACGTGCCCCCGAAAACGCCGCTGGGTAAGGCCATTGCCTATGCGCTCCACCGCTCTGTCCCCTTGGGCCGCTTCCTCGAGGATGGACGCGTGCCTCTGGACAATGGAGAGGCCGAACGGCTCATCAAGCTGATTGTCCTCGGCAGGAAGAACTGGCTCTTCCTGGGCAGCGACGCCGCAGGCCACCGCGCGGCGGCTGTCTATTCCCTGGTCCTCAGCTGCTATCGGCTGGAGATGGACCCCTGGGCTTACTTTCGCGACGTGTTGCCCAAACTCGGTGACACCCTCTTCCCCGCCTCTCGCATCGCGGAGCTCCTCCCCGAGGCGTGGGCACAGCAACCAGCTCAGCAGCGATAG
- a CDS encoding helix-turn-helix domain-containing protein has protein sequence MRRRPPRLVRLSPAEVAHLQALVRDGRIEQRIARRARILLAMSEPDTVVSELAERLELDRTTIWALCRRFEHWGMQVVDDAPRPGRPRRLSPPPARRSGEAGLL, from the coding sequence ATGAGGAGACGCCCACCACGACTTGTTCGCCTCTCACCCGCCGAGGTCGCCCACCTTCAGGCCTTGGTACGAGACGGACGTATCGAGCAGCGCATTGCGCGTCGAGCACGCATCTTGCTGGCCATGAGCGAGCCGGACACCGTCGTCTCGGAGTTGGCTGAGCGACTCGAACTGGACCGGACCACCATCTGGGCGCTGTGCCGCCGCTTCGAGCACTGGGGCATGCAGGTCGTCGATGATGCGCCTCGCCCAGGCCGCCCAAGGCGGCTTTCCCCCCCTCCAGCGCGTCGAAGTGGAGAGGCTGGCCTGCTGTGA